One genomic region from Magallana gigas chromosome 3, xbMagGiga1.1, whole genome shotgun sequence encodes:
- the LOC136273262 gene encoding uncharacterized protein, translating to MLIRNATESPEKLNSSVPRNATDSLEKPDSCVPGSATDSSEKPDSSVPGNATYSPEKLDSSVPENATYSPEKLDSSVPENATDSPEKPDSSVPGNAKDSPEKPDSSVPENATYSPEKLDSSVPENDTDPPEKLDSSVPGNAKDPPEKLDSSVPGNAKDSPEKVDSSVPWNATDSSEKPDSSVPWNAIYSPEKLNSNVPVNATDSPEKLDSCVPGNAKDFPEKPDSSEPWNATDSPEKPDSCVPGNATDPPEELDSRVPGNATDFPEKLDSFIHHDFVGDDDEFSFSDSNDSDYSPSEDTDQGSSDTDDNAVCSLLHLKDSSNPSDYVSDSNDSEKSIDVPISIPFETRGSSDTDDNAVHSLLHLKDSSNPPDYVSDSNDSERSIVVPIFIPLETITVQKTNTEKGKQKWDKKHACKFCGKLYPKLARHLETMHKNEVIVAKALSLPKNSAERKEIWKTIRNEGDWDHNFNVLKNGTGTLIPKYREQKTRAHSEFIPRSGCKGLYSKTSLSDHFKTCVSKQTDKKNQGVKEGRFLLPIPEHINGGFYKDVLLSMSQDDIYMYIYRDPLILKFGKRLYENKDIQEHTSNHISCRMRELGRLIGEAKKTPEWGIQKIEDCFSPEKFNNVVSCVKSLAGFSEDTHMYATPSLALKIGYSLQRCARIYRSDGIIESDITKQENGSAFIQLYESDWNDLISSRARQTLSEKKYNAPKMLPLCEDVYKLNSYLKEKIKELLMKLSNDSAFYIELAKMTLCHITLFNRKRGGDVQRITVDNYKQAIEAQNSVPYDDELKSSLSDVEIELCRSLTRIELKGKQERKVAILLTPEMIKCIDLLMQKRSDANVCGKYLFARPSPSTRTLKASDVLNEICGKIELRYGNIITHTNLRKHIATMAQIHELSENGQDQLAKFLGHDIRVHREIYRQPLDIIQKTKISKMLMLINEGKNVTEMLFNNQEEVKEIDGSCADESDGEMDYQTDKDSLHNKSAEGKRKAPSDGRSTDENSAGKRHKTQKKPWNPSEMNSVNKHFSHFIAMSKVPGKNDIENVLKKDKILSKRTWRNVKDQVYNLIKKQRKC from the exons ATGTTGA ttcggAATGCTACGGAATCACCAGAAAAACTTAACAGCAGTGTACCTAGGAATGCCACAGATTCTCTAGAAAAACCTGACAGCTGTGTACCTGGAAGTGCTACAGATTCTTCAGAGAAACCTGACAGCAGTGTACCCGGGAATGCCACATATTCTCCAGAGAAACTTGACAGCAGTGTACCTGAGAATGCCACATATTCTCCAGAGAAACTTGACAGCAGTGTACCTGAGAATGCCACAGATTCTCCAGAGAAACCTGACAGCAGTGTTCCTGGGAATGCCAAAGATTCTCCAGAGAAACCTGACAGCAGTGTACCTGAGAATGCCACATATTCTCCAGAGAAACTTGACAGCAGTGTACCTGAGAATGACACTGATCCTCCAGAGAAACTTGACAGCAGTGTACCTGGGAATGCCAAAGATCCTCCAGAGAAACTTGACAGCAGTGTACCTGGGAATGCCAAAGATTCTCCAGAAAAAGTTGACAGCAGTGTACCTTGGAATGCCACGGATTCTTCAGAGAAACCTGACAGCAGTGTACCTTGGAATGCCATATATTCTCCAGAGAAACTTAACAGCAATGTACCTGTGAATGCCACAGATTCTCCAGAGAAACTTGACAGCTGTGTACCTGGGAATGCAAAGGATTTTCCAGAGAAACCTGACAGCAGTGAACCTTGGAATGCCACGGATTCTCCAGAGAAACCTGACAGCTGTGTACCCGGGAATGCCACTGATCCTCCAGAGGAACTTGACAGCCGTGTACCTGGGAATGCCACAGATTTTCCAGAGAAACTTGACAGCTTTATACACCATGATTTTGTTGGTGATGATGATGAGTTTTCTTTTTCGGATTCCAATGATTCTGATTATTCACCTTCAGAAGATACTGATCA GGGTTCTAGTGATACAGATGACAATGCAGTTTGTTCCTTGCTACATTTAAAAGATTCATCCAATCCTTCCGATTATGTCAGTGACAGTAATGATTCTGAGAAAAGTATTGATGTTCCAATATCTATCCCTTTTGAAACTAG GGGTTCTAGTGATACAGATGACAATGCAGTTCATTCCTTGCTACATTTGAAAGATTCATCCAATCCTCCCGATTATGTCAGTGACAGTAATGATTCTGAGAGAAGTATTGTTGTGCCAATATTTATCCCTTTGGAAACTATCACTGTACAGAAAACCAACACAGAGAAAGGAAAGCAGAAATGGGACAAAAAACATGCATGCAAATTTTGTGGAAAATTGTACCCAAAACTGGCTAGACACTTGGAAACAATGCACAAAAATGAAGTTATTGTAGCTAAGGCTCTTTCCTTACCCAAAAACAGTGccgaaagaaaagaaatttggAAAACAATAAGAAATGAAGGAGACTGGGATCACAACTTCAACGTTCTGAAAAATGGAACTGGAACATTAATACCGAAGTATAGAGAGCAGAAGACCAGAGCACATAGTGAATTTATACCACGTAGTGGTTGCAAGGGTTTGTACTCCAAAACTTCATTGAGTGATCATTTTAAGACATGTGTTAGTAAGcagactgataaaaaaaatcaaggagtGAAAGAAGGTCGTTTTTTACTACCTATTCCAGAACATATTAATGGAGGATTTTACAAAGATGTTTTATTATCCATGTCTCAAGAtgacatttatatgtatatatatcgcGATCCACTCATACTGAAATTTGGAAAGCGCCTGTATGAAAATAAGGACATCCAGGAACATACATCTAACCACATCAGCTGCAGAATGAGAGAACTAGGCAGACTAATTGGAGAAGCCAAAAAGACACCTGAATGGGGTATCCAGAAGATTGAGGATTGTTTTAGTCCTGAGAAATTTAACAATGTTGTGTCATGTGTGAAGTCCCTTGCTGGATTTAGTGAAGATACACATATGTATGCAACTCCTTCACTTGCACTGAAAATAGGGTATAGTCTTCAACGATGTGCAAGGATTTATAGATCAGATGGAATTATTGAGTCAGATATAACAAAACAAGAGAATGGATCAGCCTTTATTCAGTTGTACGAGTCTGATTGGAACGATCTCATCTCTTCCCGCGCGCGACAAACTTTGAGTGAGAAAAAGTATAATGCGCCAAAAATGTTACCTCTATGCGAGGATGTGTACAAGCTTAATTCCTAcctaaaagaaaaaatcaaagaactTTTGATGAAATTGTCGAATGATTCAGCTTTCTACATTGAGCTGGCAAAGATGACGCTATGTCACATAACTCTCTTTAACAGGAAGCGTGGAGGCGATGTGCAGCGTATTACTGTAGACAATTACAAGCAAGCTATTGAAGCACAAAACAGTGTTCCCTACGATGACGAACTTAAATCAAGTTTGTCAGACGTGGAAATTGAGCTTTGTCGTTCTTTGACTCGAATTGAACTCAAAGGCAAACAGGAAAGAAAAGTTGCAATATTACTTACTCCAGAGatgattaaatgcattgatCTCTTAATGCAGAAAAGAAGTGATGCAAATGTATgtggaaaatatttatttgctaGACCATCACCCTCCACACGAACACTAAAGGCAAGTGACgtattgaatgaaatatgtGGGAAAATAGAATTGCGCTATGGAAACATTATAACCCATACAAACCTCAGAAAACACATTGCCACAATGGCACAAATCCATGAGCTTAGTGAAAACGGTCAGGATCAGTTAGCCAAATTCCTTGGCCATGACATAAGAGTCCACAGAGAAATTTATCGGCAACCATTGGATATCATTCAAAAAACAAAGATCTCCAAGATGTTGATGCTAATTAACGAGGGGAAAAATGTCACAGAGATGCTCTTTAATAATCAGG AGGAGGTAAAGGAAATTGACGGGTCCTGTGCTGATGAGAGTGATGGAGAAATGGATTACCAGACTGATAAAGACAGTCTTCATAATAAAAGCGCTGAAG
- the LOC105319313 gene encoding synaptosomal-associated protein 29, with translation MAVSKNSNPFFAEEDEEDWSFEKKEKIQEQIFASEDRQLDSTMRALRSIQESESMGVATAEELLRQGEQLNNIERKTDEINQTMTVTQKHLNNIKSVFGGIKNWWGAKKTSTAAKEPETKPNRLQETLEKHRSDQPVRRNPDTRGFYQEDDDLDEDFMKGARTQQYFKPVTHSAREEQLNENLGEISNGLTTLKGLALGLGDEIERQNNQLDRLGPKVGKANDHLEHQNKQMKTILRK, from the exons ATGGCTGTTTCTAAAAATTCGAACCCGTTTTTTGCTGAAGAAGATGAGGAAGACTGGAGTTTTGAAAAGAAGGAGAAAATCCAGGAACAAATATTTGCTTCAGAGGATAGGCAGCTTGATTCAACAATGAGAGCCCTGCGCAGTATTCAGGAATCAGAGAGCATGGGGGTTGCAACAGCCGAG GAACTTCTAAGACAAGGAGAACAACTGAACAACATTGAAAGAAAAACAGATGAAATCAACCAAACAATGACAGTCACCCAGAAACACTTAAATAACATCAAAAGTGTCTTTGGTGGCATCAAAAACTGGTGGGGTGCTAAAAAGACATCAACAGCAGCCAAAGAACCAGAAACCAAACCAAACCGGTTACAGGAGACGCTAGAGAAACATAGATCAGACCAGCCAGTCCGGAGGAACCCTGACACACGCGGGTTTTACCAGGAGGACGATGACCTTGACGAAGACTTTATGAAGGGGGCGAGGACTCAGCAGTACTTCAAACCTGTCACACACAGTGCTAGGGAGGAACAGCTGAATGAAAACCTAg gtgagATATCAAATGGTTTAACAACATTAAAAGGTCTGGCCCTGGGGCTGGGGGATGAAATAGAGCGACAGAATAACCAACTGGATCGTCTCGGCCCCAAAGTGGGAAAAGCCAACGACCATCTGGAGCACCAGAACAAACAGATGAAAaccatcctcagaaagtga
- the LOC105319314 gene encoding LOW QUALITY PROTEIN: orexin receptor type 2 (The sequence of the model RefSeq protein was modified relative to this genomic sequence to represent the inferred CDS: inserted 1 base in 1 codon) produces the protein MSLAITELVVEMANSTENTTEQFSNFSTVTMETTTAGIEEIEAQMLLHKLNDELAMRYLXLIGIFGNILVCCVYCSKPTKTSSHFFILNLAVLDLLTCIIGMPTEVTDLRYPYMFYAPAACKLLRFVESISIIGSSITLIAVAFDRYYRICKLGRQISVRKSKIICVVAVVVGVLSSWPACLLFGEKTIELGIPGVKGVDCSTDDSVRHTIYPTLYYGFLFLLFILCLVFFTVIYAKIGAVIWKRKKAKIGETIPSSPNGRALNNSNTPSDQISTDPISTEMSSEQDGYNDKRASSDSKQALGKRPSRNSVRVTRTTVVLFAVTVAYVISFLPFLIVMVVRSVVKNFEENLSPEAEVAYKFCSKSYFINNAINPVIYSFLNINFRKDIKTIFRKCCSACCGCRN, from the exons ATGTCACTGGCAATTACTg aacttgtagtCGAGATGGCGAATAGCACGGAAAATACGACCGAGCAGTTTTCGAACTTCAGTACTGTTACCATGGAAACGACGACTGCGGGAATAGAAGAGATTGAGGCCCAGATGTTGCTTCACAAGTTGAACGACGAGTTGGCGATGCGGTACC TGTTGATTGGGATTTTCGGAAACATTTTGGTGTGCTGCGTTTATTGCAGTAAACCAACCAAAACCTCCTCCCATTTCTTCATTTTGAACCTTGCTGTCCTTGACCTACTGACCTGTATTATCGGAATGCCCACCGAGGTCACGGACCTGCGATACCCCTACATGTTTTACGCCCCCGCAGCCTGCAAACTTCTCCGGTTTGTTGAATCCATCTCGATCATTGGATCATCTATCACGCTCATCGCAGTGGCGTTCGATCGGTATTACAGGATCTGCAAACTCGGTCGCCAGATATCAGTGAGAAAGTCCAAGATAATTTGTGTGGTCGCTGTTGTTGTAGGAGTTCTCTCTTCATGGCCCGCCTGTCTTCTCTTTGGTGAAAAGACGATCGAACTCGGGATTCCAGGCGTCAAAGGAGTCGACTGCTCGACGGACGATTCCGTCAGACACACCATATACCCTACACTTTATtatggttttctttttcttttgtttatattgtgtTTAGTGTTTTTCACCGTTATCTATGCAAAAATCGGTGCAGTGATTTGGAAACGTAAAAAGGCCAAAATCGGCGAAACAATTCCAAGCTCTCCAAATGGCCGTGCTTTGAACAATTCGAACACTCCATCAGACCAGATTTCCACTGATCCAATCAGCACGGAAATGTCGTCTGAACAAGATGGCTACAACGACAAGCGAGCGTCCAGTGACTCTAAACAAGCGTTGGGCAAGAGGCCGTCCCGGAACAGCGTGCGCGTTACCAGGACAACCGTCGTGCTGTTTGCCGTGACGGTTGCTTACGTCATCAGTTTTCTGCCGTTCCTCATTGTGATGGTGGTGAGGAGCGTGGTAAAGAACTTCGAGGAAAACCTCAGCCCCGAGGCCGAGGTGGCCTACAAATTTTGCTCCAAGTCTTACTTTATCAACAACGCCATTAACCCCGTCATTTACAGTTTTCTTAACATTAACTTCCGGAAAGACATTAAAACCATTTTCAGAAAGTGCTGTTCCGCATGCTGTGGTTGTCGGAATTGA
- the LOC105319317 gene encoding endosome-associated-trafficking regulator 1: MAEGGEEENNPFSFKKFVKSKDRNVEKGEEENTAPNKETVTQTKDTSSNTKKKKKPDENPFSFKKFLESSGSGSNSRDRNNKIHHSQRNSQNTPDFATDLPDFVQDHFQESPVEPSLPTSLDLPLPDLGFPKESIPRRHTNSFNEPFSAAGNEIRNFSTDSLRAKGVFTPNNSESDLVSGIGEVTQNKSEEQDFMPNRPHVPTRLPDFITDGILRNTDSLPDNEISLPKPEGYLPNGPQRTRSKDEENERLKAENEILKQQLEEARSRNVIETKRCNKLKKEMEAAQKKEAEDTAAMEKMLGEVEANLLTTTKRAVAAENQSTVLQNRVTYLENENRLLKSGDKGLADLKERTSYVSQQLSSVVSAAEQNLKQMLSGVENLRVMSQVLKSIDKVTETEENTNPSQKPDPKNNNS; the protein is encoded by the exons ATGGCAGAAGGCGGAGAAGAGGAAAACAAtcctttttcatttaaaaagtttgtgaAATCTAAAGATAGAAATGTTGAAAAGGGAGAAGAAGAGAATACAGCACCGAATAAGGAAACTGTAACACAAACGAAAG ATACTTCAAGTAAcacaaagaaaaagaagaaacccGATGAAAAtcctttttcatttaaaaaattcttagaaTCATCAGGATCTGGTTCCAATTCTAGAGACAGAAATAACAAAATTCACCACTCTCAGCGTAACTCACAGAATACTCCAGACTTTGCCACTGATCTCCCGGATTTTGTCCAAGATCATTTCCAGGAGAGTCCTGTTGAGCCGTCACTCCCAACCAGTTTAGATCTTCCCCTCCCAGATCTTGGATTTCCCAAGGAATCAATTCCAAGAAGACATACTAATTCATTCAATGAACCGTTTTCGGCTGCTGGTAATGAGATTAGAAATTTTTCCACCGATAGCCTTAGGGCTAAAGGCGTTTTCACTCCTAACAATAGTGAAAGTGACTTAGTTTCTGGGATAGGGGAGGTAACTCAAAATAAGAGTGAGGAACAAGACTTTATGCCAAATCGCCCTCATGTTCCTACAAGACTCCCAGATTTTATTACTGATGGAATATTAAGAAACACGGATAGTCTCCCGGATAATGAGATTAGCTTGCCAAAGCCAGAGGGTTATTTACCCAATGGTCCACAGAGAACAAGGAGTAAAGATGAGGAAAATGAAAGa CTGAAAGCAGAAAATGAAATTCTGAAACAACAACTCGAAGAAGCCAGAAGTAGAAATGTGATAGAAACAAAAAG gtgcaataaattaaaaaaagagatgGAAGCTGCCCAGAAAAAGGAAGCAGAAGACACAGCTGCAATGGAGAAAATGCTTGGAGAAGTTGAGGCCAATTTACTGACAACAACG aAAAGGGCGGTAGCAGCAGAGAACCAGTCAACTGTTTTACAG AATCGAGTCACATATCTGGAAAATGAGAACAGACTATTAAAGTCTGGGGACAAGGGATTAGCTGATCTGAAGGAGAGGACTTCCTATGTGTCTCAGCAGTTATCTTCAGTTGTCTCAGCAGCGGAACAAAATCTGAA aCAAATGTTGTCCGGAGTAGAGAACTTGAGAGTCATGTCTCAGGTCTTGAAATCAATAGACAAAGTCACAGAGACTGAAGAAAACACAAACCCGAGTCAAAAGCCAGATCCTAAGAATAATAACAGCTGA